One Candidatus Moraniibacteriota bacterium genomic window, TAGGTGATTTTATAGAGTGTTGCGACGCATTCGATGCTCTACCAGTTATTGCACTGACAGGCGGTGATCCGATGCTTCATAATCATTTTTGGGACATTTTGGCTAAAGTTAAGGCAGCCTCTCAATCTTTGACCAAATTTAGTTGTGTTAGCATTCTAGGAAACCCAGAACTTCTCGATGAAAGAAATATTTCAATGTTGGCGAAGCTTAACCTAAAGCATTTCCAACTATCTATAGATGGTATGGAAAAAAAGCATGATGAAATCAGATACAAAGGCAGTTTTCAAAGAACCATGCAAGCTATTAGGGATCTTTCTAAAGCAGGAATACCAGCATATATCATGTCCACTCTTTCTGCACACAACTTTCGAGAAATGTTTGATGTCATGAAAGCCGTTTATGAAAATGGCGCTCAGCACTGGATGTTTGCTCGCTGGGTTCCGAATCAGGGGGATTGTGGTATTCCAGCTAACGAGTACATGCGATTTATAAAGAAAATTTTGGAAGAGCATCTGCAATATGAGAAGAAAGGATATAAACAGCTCAGAAAAGAACCGCTTATTTCTATTTGTCGGCAGGATTCCCTTGGTATTGAACAGGGCGTTGTTAGTGGGGGATGTGGAATGGGATCGTCTACTATGACGATGTTGCCAGACAAAACATTGATGGCATGCAGGCGA contains:
- a CDS encoding radical SAM protein; this translates as MMKEECPEKKNRIYLQWHLTNKCNNGCKHCYQHAHQGEDVRLDDADAIIGDFIECCDAFDALPVIALTGGDPMLHNHFWDILAKVKAASQSLTKFSCVSILGNPELLDERNISMLAKLNLKHFQLSIDGMEKKHDEIRYKGSFQRTMQAIRDLSKAGIPAYIMSTLSAHNFREMFDVMKAVYENGAQHWMFARWVPNQGDCGIPANEYMRFIKKILEEHLQYEKKGYKQLRKEPLISICRQDSLGIEQGVVSGGCGMGSSTMTMLPDKTLMACRRHPGSTIGKWSPQSNFLYHFVDNPKMEKYRRVEEIEGCRECKLLKYCRGCRAVAYVATGSDFKHDPQCLLHCHK